In Kytococcus sedentarius DSM 20547, the sequence TGGTGCTCAACTCGACGAACACCGGCTCGCCGACGGCCGCGGCACCCGCCTCGGCGGCCATCTGCCCGCCGTAGGCCTCGTTGATGTCACGACTGATCCGCATCGAGCAGAACTTCGGCCCGCACATCGAGCAGAACTGCGCGTTCTTGGCCGGCTCGGCCGGCAGCGTCTCGTCGTGGAACTCCTGCGCGGTCACCGGGTCCAGCGCCAGCGCGAACTGGTCGTGCCAACGGAACTCGAAGCGCGCCTTACTCATGGCGTCGTCCCAGTCCCGGGCCCGCGGGTGGCCCTTGGCGACGTCCGCGGCGTGCGCGGCGATCTTGTAGGTGATCACCCCGGTCTTCACGTCGTCCCGGTTCGGCAGGCCCAGGTGCTCCTTCGGCGTGACGTAGCAGAGCATCGCCGTGCCGTGTTGGGCGATGGGGGCCGCCCCGATGGCACTGGTGATGTGGTCGTAGCCCGGCGCGATGTCGGTGGCCAGCGGGCCCAGCGTGTAGAAGGGCGCCCCGTGGCACCACTCCTGCTCCAGGTCCACGTTCTCCTTGACCAGGTGCAGCGGCACGTGGCCGGGGCCCTCCACCATCACCTGCACGTCGTGCTCCCAGGCCCGCTGCGTCAGCTCGCCCAGGGTGCGCAGCTCGGCCAGCTGGGCGGCGTCGTTCGCGTCGGCCAGCGACCCCGGCCGCAGCCCGTCGCCCAGCGAGAAGGCGACGTCGTGCGCGGCGAAGATCTCACACAGCTCGTCGAAGTGCTCGTACAGGAACGACTCGCGGCGGTGGGCCATGCACCACCCGGCCATGATCGACCCGCCGCGGGAGACGATGCCGGTCACACGCCCGGCCGTCAGAGGCACGTGCCGCCGCCGCACCCCGGCGTGCACGGTCATGTAGTCCACGCCCTGCTCTGCCTGCTCGACAACCGTGTCGCGGAAGACCTCCCATGTGAGCTCCTCGGCCACGCCGTCGACCTTCTCCAGGGCCTGGTAGATGGGGACCGTGCCGATCGGCACCGGGGAGTTGCGCAGGATCCACTCCCGCGTGGTGTGGATGTCCTCCCCGGTGGAGAGATCCATCACCGTGTCGGCGCCCCAGCGGGTGGCCCAGGACATCTTCTCCACCTCCTCGGCGATCGAGGAGGTGACGGCCGAGTTGCCGATGTTGGCGTTCACCTTGGTGAGGAAGGCCCGGCCGATGACCATCGGCTCGGACTCGGGGTGGTTCACGTTCGCCGGAATGATGGCGCGCCCCGCCGCCACCTCCGAGCGCACCAGCTCCACCTCGCAGCCCTCGCGCAGGGCCACGTACCGCATCTCGGGGGTGATCTCGCCCCGGCGGGCGTAGTGCAGCTGCGTCACCGTCCGGCCCGGCTGCGCGCGCCGCGGCTCCTGCACCCGACCCCGCCACGCCTGCGAGGGCTCCCCGCGCCGCAGGGCCGAGCGCCCGTCGTCGGCGAGGTCACGCTCCCGCCCGGCATGGGTCGCGGTGTCGCCGCGCGCCTCGATCCACGCCTGCCGCACCGGTTCCAGGCCCACCTGCGGGTCGGACCCCGGCCCCATCGTGCGGTACACGACGAAGTCCTCGTTGGGGCTGCCGTCCGGGGAGTCGTGCTGGCTGATCGCCGTCATCGGCACGGTCACCTCCCCGTCGGTCACGGTCACCAGGCGGTGCTGGGGGTGATTCTCGGGGTGCTGCTCGAGGCGGGCCTCGCACTGCTGGTCGGTCTCATGGGTGCACGACATCGTCGTCCTCGCTTCCTCCGCCGGTGCTAACCGGACAGGTTCGAACGGTCCGGACGGCAACAGTCCGCTCTCAGCTCGTGCCCGAGCTCCCGTGGGGTACGCCACACACCCTAACCACGCCGATGCGGTGAGCCCACCCGGGTGCGTCGCCTCCTCCTCGCCCCTCGGCCAACGATGCCGACCAGCCTGCTGCCGCTAGGCTGTCCCGGCCCCCTCACCTCACCCCACCCCAGCCCGGAGGTTCCCCATGGCCGGCGGACTCGCTGCCCTGCTCGACGACATCGCCGCCATGGCGCGCCTGGCCGCGGCCAGCGTGGACGACGTGGCTGCCGGCGCGGCCAAGGCCAGCACCAAGGCGGCCGGCGTGGTGGTGGACGACGCCGCGGTGACCCCGCAGTACCTGGAGGGCGCGGAGCCCAACCGTGAGCTGCCGATGATCTGGCGCATCGCCAAGGGGTCGCTGCGGAACAAGGCGATCATCGTGCCGGTGCTGCTGCTCCTCAGCCAGTTCGCCCCCTGGATCCTGACGCCCCTGCTGATGCTCGGCGGCACCTACCTGTGCTTCGAGGGCGCGGAGAAGGTCTGGGAGAAGATCTCCGGCCACGGTGACGACGGCAAGGCCGCCGACGAGCGCTCGGAGCAGGACGAGGAGCAGGTGGTCAAGAGCGCCATCACCACCGACTTCGTGCTCTCCTGCGAGATCCTGGTCATCTCCCTCAACGAGGTGACCGACCAGTCCCTGCTGAGCCGCGGACTGATCCTGGTCGTGGTGGCGCTGCTCATGACCGTCGTGGTCTACGGCGCGGTCGCCCTCATCGTGAAGATGGACGACGTGGGCCTGCACCTGGCCAAGAAGAACGATGAGGGCTCGGCGGGCCACAAGCTGGGCCGCGGCATGGTCAAGGCCATGCCCACCGTGCTGGACATCATCGGCTTCGTCGGGATGCTGGCCATGCTCTGGGTGGGTGGCCACATCATCATGGTCGGCATCGACGAGTACGGCCTGAGCGCCCCCTATGACCTCGCCCACCACCTCGCCGACATGGTCGCGGGCACCCCCGTGATCGGTGGCCTGCTGGCCTGGCTCGCCGACACCCTGGTGGCGATGGCGCTGGGCCTCGTCTGGGGCGCGATCATCGTGGCGGTGCTGCACGTGCTGCCCTTCGGCCCGTTCGCCCACGAGGTGGAACACGGCAAGCACGGCAGCGGATACCGTCGCGACGAGAAGGCCAAGGACGCCGGGCGCGAGCCGGCCCACGCAGCAGCCGGCACCGGCACCGGCACCGGCACGCAGCTCACGGACGACGAGGCCTCGGCCGACGGCGCCACCCGGGCCCCGCAGGGCTGACACCGGTGCATCCTCCCGTCGTGCCGCGGCGCCCGTCCCCCCTGGGCGGGCGCCGTCCGCATCGTGACGAGCTGGCCCGGTTCGCCAACGAGACGGTAGACGACGTGCTGCACGATGCGGTGCGACTCCTCATCGTGGGCGTGAACCCAGGGCTCTGGACGGCGGCGGTCAACGCCCCCTTCGCCCGCCCGGGCAACCGCTTCTGGCCGTCGCTCCACCGAGCGGGCCTGACCGACCGCCAGCTGGACGTGACCCACGGGCTGTCCGATGCGGACGCGGCCCACCTGCGCGAGCGCGGCATCGGCATCACCAACCTGGTGGCCCGGGCCTCGGTGCGCGCCGACGAGCTCGGCGCCGAGGAACTGCGTCTGGGGCACCACCGCCTGGAGGGCCTGGTGCAGGGACTGCACGCCGGCACGGGGCGGCTCCCCGTGGTGGCGGTCGCGGGGATCACGGCCTTCCGGACGGCCTGGGGCGACCGCCACGCCCAGCTCGGCCGCCAGGAGGGGCGGGTCGCCGGTGCTCCCTTGTGGGTGGTGCCCCAACCCAGCGGGCTCAACGCGCACGAGAACATCGACACCCTGGCCGACAAGTGGCGCCAGGTGGCCGCCGAGGTCGACTGGCCGGCGGGCCTCAGCCGTCGACGAC encodes:
- the thiC gene encoding phosphomethylpyrimidine synthase ThiC produces the protein MSCTHETDQQCEARLEQHPENHPQHRLVTVTDGEVTVPMTAISQHDSPDGSPNEDFVVYRTMGPGSDPQVGLEPVRQAWIEARGDTATHAGRERDLADDGRSALRRGEPSQAWRGRVQEPRRAQPGRTVTQLHYARRGEITPEMRYVALREGCEVELVRSEVAAGRAIIPANVNHPESEPMVIGRAFLTKVNANIGNSAVTSSIAEEVEKMSWATRWGADTVMDLSTGEDIHTTREWILRNSPVPIGTVPIYQALEKVDGVAEELTWEVFRDTVVEQAEQGVDYMTVHAGVRRRHVPLTAGRVTGIVSRGGSIMAGWCMAHRRESFLYEHFDELCEIFAAHDVAFSLGDGLRPGSLADANDAAQLAELRTLGELTQRAWEHDVQVMVEGPGHVPLHLVKENVDLEQEWCHGAPFYTLGPLATDIAPGYDHITSAIGAAPIAQHGTAMLCYVTPKEHLGLPNRDDVKTGVITYKIAAHAADVAKGHPRARDWDDAMSKARFEFRWHDQFALALDPVTAQEFHDETLPAEPAKNAQFCSMCGPKFCSMRISRDINEAYGGQMAAEAGAAAVGEPVFVELSTRP
- a CDS encoding mismatch-specific DNA-glycosylase; the encoded protein is MPRRPSPLGGRRPHRDELARFANETVDDVLHDAVRLLIVGVNPGLWTAAVNAPFARPGNRFWPSLHRAGLTDRQLDVTHGLSDADAAHLRERGIGITNLVARASVRADELGAEELRLGHHRLEGLVQGLHAGTGRLPVVAVAGITAFRTAWGDRHAQLGRQEGRVAGAPLWVVPQPSGLNAHENIDTLADKWRQVAAEVDWPAGLSRRRPSGR
- a CDS encoding DUF808 domain-containing protein: MAGGLAALLDDIAAMARLAAASVDDVAAGAAKASTKAAGVVVDDAAVTPQYLEGAEPNRELPMIWRIAKGSLRNKAIIVPVLLLLSQFAPWILTPLLMLGGTYLCFEGAEKVWEKISGHGDDGKAADERSEQDEEQVVKSAITTDFVLSCEILVISLNEVTDQSLLSRGLILVVVALLMTVVVYGAVALIVKMDDVGLHLAKKNDEGSAGHKLGRGMVKAMPTVLDIIGFVGMLAMLWVGGHIIMVGIDEYGLSAPYDLAHHLADMVAGTPVIGGLLAWLADTLVAMALGLVWGAIIVAVLHVLPFGPFAHEVEHGKHGSGYRRDEKAKDAGREPAHAAAGTGTGTGTQLTDDEASADGATRAPQG